The DNA segment ATTTTCTTTTTCCATTCGAAATCAAAACGGCACACTCCTTGCGGTAGGAGTGCGCCGTTTTACTACAGTGTGAGAATGACTCCGGCTCTGGGCCGAAAGACTCTTTAACTGGTCCTGATTTTCTCCAGGAACCCGGTCGTCGAGTATCCTTCCAAAAGCGGCAGGCTGTGAACTTCGCCACCAGCCTTGGTAACCACATCATTGCCAACGATCTGATCCACGGCCCAGTCTCCGCCTTTGACAAGCACATCGGGACGGGCAGCCTTGATCAGCTCAAGAGGAGTGGATTCGTGAAAGATCACAATGTAATCCACGCACTCCAAACCAGCGAGAACAAAAGCCCTCTCCTCTTGCGGATTCACAGGACGGTCATCCCCCTTGCCCAGCATCTTGACGGACTCATCAGAATTGAGACCGAGAATAAGGGAATCGCCAAGGGAACGGGCACGGGAAAGCAAGTCCACGTGTCCGGGATGGAGCACATCGAAACATCCATTGGTAAAGACCAATTTATGCCCAGGCATCAATTCCGCCTTCCGTTTCAGGAAGGTACGGATACTCATGAGTTTAGGATTGGCAGGAAGGCCCACGGGGTGTGACTCCTTTTGGTTTGAGCTTGGTTGTGTCGTGGAAGAGCATCAGCTCGAACCAGTCCATGGCAAAAGATAAGGCGACAAATTCATCTTCAAGGATTGCTTTCTGTCG comes from the Pseudodesulfovibrio piezophilus C1TLV30 genome and includes:
- the rfaE2 gene encoding D-glycero-beta-D-manno-heptose 1-phosphate adenylyltransferase gives rise to the protein MGLPANPKLMSIRTFLKRKAELMPGHKLVFTNGCFDVLHPGHVDLLSRARSLGDSLILGLNSDESVKMLGKGDDRPVNPQEERAFVLAGLECVDYIVIFHESTPLELIKAARPDVLVKGGDWAVDQIVGNDVVTKAGGEVHSLPLLEGYSTTGFLEKIRTS